The genomic DNA TTCTCGAGGCTTGCCGCCATAATCAGGTGAAGCATCTGCTCTATGCGTCGTCCAGTTCTGTTTATGGCCTGAACAGCAAGGTCCCGTACAGCGAAGACGACAAGGTCGACAATCCGGTTAGTTTGTATGCAGCGAGCAAGAAGAGCAACGAACTGATGGCGCATTCCTACGCGAAGCTTTACGGCATCCCGATGACGGGTCTGCGCTACTTTACGGTTTACGGCCCGTGGGGGAGGCCCGACATGAGCCCGATGCTCTTTGCCCGCGCCATCTCGAAGGGCGAGCCCATCAAGGTGTTCAACAACGGTGACATGATTCGCGATTTCACCTACATCGACGACATCGCGGAAGGCAGTGTGCATGCGCTCGACCACATGCCTGTCGCGGAAAAGTGCCCGAACGGCGTTCCGTACAAAGTATACAACATCGGCTGCAGCCACCCGGTAAAGCTGATGGACTTCATTGCCGAAATCGAGAACGCGTACGGCGAGCCCGCGAAGAAGGAATTCTTGCCGATGCAGCCCGGCGACGTTTACCAGACGAACGCCGATACCACGAAGCTCGAGGCCGAATGCGGATACAAGCCGCATTGGAGCCTGCACGACGGCATCGCCGAGTTCATGAAGTGGTACAAGAGCGACAAGAATCCACTGAGGTAGATGATGCGCGGTTCACGGGCGGTTGTTGCGGTACTGTTGCTTGTCTGTGCGCTTTTTGCGGCGGACGTGTTTGTGCTGCCTGCCGTGACGCCCGAACTCAAGGCGAAGGCCTCGGAATACTATAACAACGAGTGCAAGGGCTGCCACCGCTGGGCGCGCAAGTTCGCGGCCCCGCCCATGAAGGATAACGTTGCGCAGTATGTGGAGAATCCCGAGGCTCTGGTGCAGTACCTGATGAAGCCCGAGCCCAAGCACCCCGACCAGTGGGATCCGATGGAAATTTCGCCCATGAGCGAAGCCGACGCGAAGATGATGGCGTCGTGGCTGCTGTATATTCTGGAGCACCCAGATGACCCGGGCCGACCGAAGTAAGCCGAAACGTTAATTCCCGAACAGGTCGGAATGCGTCCCGGTATCGACAAGTTCGAGAATCAAAACATTTTCTACGATCTTGTAGATTAACAGAAGGTCTGGCAGTACATGGCATTCCCTGTGCCCGATCCAGTTTCCGACTAAAGGATGGTCCTTAAACCGCTCTTCGAGAGTTTCACCTTTCTGCAAAATATGGACGACGTCATTGATTTTTTTGACGTTTTCAATATTTCGTTTGGCAATTTGTTTAATATGTTTCTTGTAGCGATTTGTGACTCGTAAGTTGTATTTGAATCCGTTTTCGGAACTCATATTTTGATCCCCAGTTCTTCAAGAAGCTCTTCGTGCGTAGCGTACGTCTTGGCGTTGGGGTCGTGGGCGAGTTGCTCACCTTCCTTGATCGCTTCGAGGAGTTCTTTGGACGGGGGCCTGGTGACGGCAAACGGGAGACCGTGATGCAGCACGGCCTGTTTCAGGAAAACGGTGAACGCCTGGGAAAGGGTCAATCCCAGGTCGTTGAAGAGTTCGGTAGCTTGAGCCTTGAGCTCTTTATCTATTCGGATATTTGTAACCACGGTACTCATACCTCTAAATATACAACAAAAAGTTCCAAATGTAAAGCATTTGTAGTATATATATTGTAAAAATGCACGGATGCCCAGTGCGGCGAATAG from Fibrobacter sp. UWR3 includes the following:
- a CDS encoding NAD-dependent epimerase — its product is MKILVTGAAGFIASKIMAMLSARGDEVVGLDNINDYYDVRLKYGRLWENGFRSANGGALAEIPFGQMLESTTLAGARFVRMDLADKESIDKLFAAEKFDKVVNLAAQAGVRYSITNPYAYMQSNMVGFLNILEACRHNQVKHLLYASSSSVYGLNSKVPYSEDDKVDNPVSLYAASKKSNELMAHSYAKLYGIPMTGLRYFTVYGPWGRPDMSPMLFARAISKGEPIKVFNNGDMIRDFTYIDDIAEGSVHALDHMPVAEKCPNGVPYKVYNIGCSHPVKLMDFIAEIENAYGEPAKKEFLPMQPGDVYQTNADTTKLEAECGYKPHWSLHDGIAEFMKWYKSDKNPLR
- a CDS encoding type II toxin-antitoxin system YafQ family toxin, encoding MSSENGFKYNLRVTNRYKKHIKQIAKRNIENVKKINDVVHILQKGETLEERFKDHPLVGNWIGHRECHVLPDLLLIYKIVENVLILELVDTGTHSDLFGN
- a CDS encoding type II toxin-antitoxin system RelB/DinJ family antitoxin, with product MSTVVTNIRIDKELKAQATELFNDLGLTLSQAFTVFLKQAVLHHGLPFAVTRPPSKELLEAIKEGEQLAHDPNAKTYATHEELLEELGIKI